Proteins encoded together in one Cicer arietinum cultivar CDC Frontier isolate Library 1 chromosome 4, Cicar.CDCFrontier_v2.0, whole genome shotgun sequence window:
- the LOC101499989 gene encoding uncharacterized protein produces MAVISALTAAIAVVFLAATLSANAGDTNNVFSPCTDTRVQRSDGFTFGIAFAPKDKFFYNNNNSVQLSPCDTRLSLSNSNSQISLFRPKVDEISLLTVNSSSFVADSYGYMVAFAGRKYAARSPPAFVANGSYTVTSFTLVLEFKKGRLQNLYWKRDGCAKCPKNTKAVCLNNQDCALQTSSCKSHGGPVDCSLGIQLAFSGTDKHLSALNSWYEVKNLRQYSLYGLYSNLRSSLTSQYDKLF; encoded by the exons ATGGCGGTTATCAGCGCACTAACGGCGGCAATCGCGGTGGTGTTTCTGGCTGCGACATTGTCGGCAAACGCCGGAGACACGAACAACGTGTTCTCTCCATGCACGGACACACGCGTTCAGAGATCCGACGGATTCACGTTTGGAATCGCGTTCGCACCGAAGGACAAGTTCttctacaacaacaacaacagcgTTCAGTTGTCTCCATGTGATACTAGACTTTCTCTCTCCAATTCCAACTCTCAGATCTCTTTGTTCAGACCTAAGGTCGACGAGATCTCACTCCTCACCGTTAATTCCTCCTCCTTCGTTGCG GACTCGTATGGCTATATGGTTGCATTTGCTGGTCGGAAATATGCAGCAAGGTCCCCTCCGGCTTTTGTCGCAAACGGCTCATATACTGTAACCAGTTTTACTCTT GTTCTTGAGTTTAAGAAGGGCAGGCTACAAAATTTGTATTGGAAAAGAGATGGGTGTGCTAAATGCCCGAAAAACACCAAAGCTGTTTGTCTTAACAATCAGGACTGTGCACTGCAAACATCCAGTTGCAAGAGCCATGGAGGACCTGTAGATTGCAGCTTAGGTATACAACTGGCTTTCTCTGGCACAGATAAACACCTCTCAGCTCTCAACTCTTGGTATGAAGTGAAAAACCTTCGCCAGTATTCACTCTATGGCCTTTATTCAAATCTGAGAAGTTCACTCACTAGCCAGTATGATAAGTTATTCTAA